The following coding sequences are from one Nicotiana tabacum cultivar K326 chromosome 1, ASM71507v2, whole genome shotgun sequence window:
- the LOC107762214 gene encoding ubiquitin C-terminal hydrolase 22-like: protein MCSSNSLYINPKPCKHLADYKVKNGMSGYSLIQECFKTTPYGRTTLEISKSELPRCSICSGHEGRFYMCLICSSVLCCLSPESNHALLHSQCKAGHEISVDMERAELYCSVCCDQVYDPDFDKVVMCKHIMGFPRTEIGVVESELRLSKRRRLSFGMDLDSKNMKTLFLRRDQKSKSCFPLVLRGLNNLGNTCFMNSVLQVLLHAPPLRNYFLSDRHNRDICRKMSSDRLCLPCDIDLIFSAVFSGDRTPYSPARFLYSWWQHSENLATYEQQDAHEFFISVMDRIHDKEGKASLATKDNGDCQCIAHRTFYGLLRSDVTCTSCGFTSTTHDPCMDISLDLNSCNSSPKDFANKSSKPNESLVGCLDLFTRPEKLGSDQKLYCENCQEKQDALKQMSIKKLPLVLSFHIKRFEHSPTRKMSRKIDRHLQFPFSLDMKPYLSSSIVRKRYGNRIFSFDGDESDISTEFEIFAVVTHSGMLESGHYVTYLRLRNQWYKCDDAWITEVDEEVVRASQCYLMYYVQKMLYHKSCEDVSCQPMSLRADTFVPIAGCC from the exons ATGTGCTCAAGTAACTCTTTATATATAAATCCAAAGCCCTGTAAGCATCTTGCAGATTACAAGGTGAAAAATGGTATGAGTGGGTATAGTTTGATCCAAGAATGTTTTAAGACAACCCCATATGGTAGGACCACATTAGAAATATCCAAATCAGAGCTACCTAGATGTAGTATTTGTAGTGGACATGAGGGTAGATTTTACATGTGTTTGATCTGTTCATCAGTGTTATGTTGTTTGTCACCTGAATCAAACCATGCCCTTTTGCATAGTCAGTGTAAAGCTGGGCATGAGATTTCAGTAGACATGGAAAGGGCTGAGCTTTATTGCTCAGTGTGTTGTGATCAGGTGTATGATCCTGATTTTGATAAGGTTGTGATGTGTAAACACATAATGGGGTTTCCTAGAACAGAAATTGGGGTTGTGGAGAGTGAGTTGAGGTTGAGCAAGAGGAGAAGGTTGAGTTTTGGGATGGATTTAGATTCAAAGAATATGAAGACGTTGTTTTTAAGGAGGGATCAGAAGTCGAAATCATGTTTTCCTTTAGTATTAAGGGGTTTGAACAATTTGGGGAATACTTGTTTCATGAACTCTGTGTTGCAAGTGTTACTTCATGCACCCCCTTTGAGAAATTACTTCCTTAGCGATAGGCATAACCGAGATATTTGCAGAAAGATGTCGTCGGATCGGTTGTGCCTGCCTTGTGATATTGACCTTATCTTCTCAGCTGTCTTTTCTGGTGATCGGACCCCTTATAGTCCAGCTCGGTTTCTTTACAG TTGGTGGCAGCATTCAGAAAATCTTGCTACCTACGAGCAGCAGGATGCTCATGAGTTCTTCATTTCAGTTATGGACAGGATCCATGATAAAGAGGGGAAAGCTAGTTTGGCAACCAAAG ATAATGGAGATTGCCAGTGTATTGCTCATAGGACTTTCTATGGGCTCTTGAGATCTGATGTCACATGTACATCGTGCGGATTCACTTCAACAACTCATGATCCTTGTATGGACATTTCTCTTGACTTGAATAGCTGCAACTCCAGCCCAAAGGATTTTGCTAATAAGTCGAGTAAGCCAAATGAATCTCTTGTAGGTTGCTTGGACCTCTTCACACGACCAGAAAAGTTGGGATCTGATCAGAAACTGTATTGTGAAAATTGTCAGGAAAAGCAAGATGCATTGAAACAAATGTCCATCAAGAAGCTTCCGCTGGTGCTATCTTTTCATATAAAACGCTTTGAACATTCTCCCACCCGAAAAATGTCCAGAAAGATTGACCGCCACCTgcaatttcctttttctttagacaTGAAACCATATTTATCATCTTCAATTGTACGAAAGAGATACGGGAACAGAATCTTTTCATTCGACGGTGATGAATCAGATATTTCTACGGAATTTGAAATTTTCGCTGTGGTCACACATTCAGGGATGTTAGAATCAGGTCACTATGTGACTTATTTGCGTTTGAGAAACCAATGGTACAAATGCGACGATGCATGGATTACTGAAGTCGATGAAGAAGTTGTCAGGGCCTCACAATGCTATCTGATGTACTATGTACAAAAGATGCTTTACCACAAGAGTTGTGAGGATGTTAGCTGCCAACCAATGTCACTTCGAGCTGACACATTTGTTCCTATAGCTGGTTGCTGCTAG